One Pomacea canaliculata isolate SZHN2017 linkage group LG9, ASM307304v1, whole genome shotgun sequence DNA segment encodes these proteins:
- the LOC112572127 gene encoding uncharacterized protein LOC112572127: MLTIIYVTTARAAHLSLCASYQKTCRSAGHTYLCLTWQSCATVNIKLPFLSKITRLVNQLLKPAATVVVTSAHKAIPQPHSLLSLPLPYSSSIIFFNPEHPIISSFPTSSLPTNLPTSHLFTSTCHFVTLQLPL; encoded by the exons ATGCTCACCATTATATATGTGACCACAGCTCGTGCTGCTCACCTGTCACTGTGTGCAAGCTACCAAAAGACTTGTCGATCAGCAGGTCACACGTACCTGTGTCTCACCTGGCAGAGCTGCGCGACTGTAAACATAAAACTACCTTTTCTATCAAAG ATCACACGTttggtaaaccagcttttaaaaccagcAGCCACGGTGGTGGTCACGTCAGCCCATAag gctATTCCACAACCTCATTCCTTACTGTCCCTTCCCTTACCCTATTCttcatcaattatcttctttaatcccGAACATCctatcatttcatcatttccaacctcttcccttcccacaaATCTTCCAACTTCTCACCTTTTCACCTCTACCTGTCACTTTGTTACCCTCCAACTCCCtctctga